A window of the Enoplosus armatus isolate fEnoArm2 chromosome 5, fEnoArm2.hap1, whole genome shotgun sequence genome harbors these coding sequences:
- the LOC139285705 gene encoding solute carrier organic anion transporter family member 1C1-like: protein MEVGAEQGRAQGNGRSDATAREPRSSPCTSLKMFLVALSFAYFAKALSGSYMKSTITQMERRFDIPSYLIGVIDGSFEIGNLLVIAFVSYFGAKLHRPKIIAVGCVLMSIGTFIIALPHFIIGRYEFETSVRWVANSTLNPSPCPVGSHADLTKDGKLPEVPATGCEGESNLSMWIYVLLGNVLRGIGETPVQPLGISYIDDFATEENAALYVGCVQTISVVGPVFGYLLGSLCAKIYVDIGFVKMETITITPADARWVGAWWLGYLIAGVITLLSAIPFWFLPRSLPISRPQGPEKCTPEQTSFIKDSPLLKHKYPADDNTSFIEMAKDFIPTLRTLLGHPVYLIYLCVTIIQLNSLIGMVTYKPKYIEQHFRQSASKANFLMGVINIPAVALGMFSGGLLMKRLKLNIMAAARFAFGTSLIGYVLSLFFFAMSCENAKVAGVTLSYNSMDTISYDKHSVFTACNSDCFCSASDWDPVCGENGITYVSPCLAGCTSSSGSGKNTVFSNCSCVGVAGNFTASTGQCPHTDDCDRMFPYFLALSVITSFIISLGGTPGYMLLIRCIKPQLKSLALGFHALATRTLAGIPAPIYFGAIIDTTCLKWGQKRCGGIGACRIYNTTAYRIAYLGLTLSLRTISFIICIPGFILLSRQLKEEERNAIHGALANGGTELEALRKEEFVISNSNQSQQTSDNSTDRETRL from the exons ATGGAGGTGGGAGCTGAGCAGGGACGCGCACAGGGGAACGGACGCAGTGACGCCACGGCCAGAGAACCACGTTCATCGCCCTGCACCAGCCTGAAG ATGTTTCTGGTGGCTTTATCCTTTGCCTATTTTGCAAAGGCTTTGTCGGGGAGCTACATGAAGAGCACAATAACTCAGATGGAGAGGCGCTTTGACATCCCCAGTTACCTAATAGGTGTCATTGACGGGAGCTTCGAGATAG GTAACCTGTTGGTGATAGCTTTCGTCAGCTACTTTGGGGCCAAGCTCCATCGGCCAAAGATCATTGCAGTGGGTTGTGTACTGATGTCCATTGGCACCTTCATCATCGCTCTGCCTCACTTCATCATCGGACG CTATGAATTTGAAACATCAGTGCGGTGGGTAGCAAACTCAACACTTAACCCCTCTCCTTGTCCGGTGGGCTCACATGCAGACCTGACCAAAGATGGTAAACTACCTGAAGTACCAGCCACAG GTTGTGAAGGCGAGTCCAACCTGTCGATGTGGATCTATGTACTCCTGGGAAATGTCTTGCGAGGGATCGGAGAGACGCCTGTTCAGCCGCTTGGTATCTCTTATATAGATGATTTTGCTACTGAGGAGAACGCTGCGCTATATGTTg GCTGTGTGCAGACCATTTCGGTGGTTGGTCCTGTGTTTGGATACCTACTGGGCTCCCTTTGTGCCAAAATCTATGTGGACATTGGATTTGTAAAAATGG AAACTATCACCATCACCCCAGCAGATGCCCGCTGGGTGGGAGCCTGGTGGCTGGGCTACCTCATAGCTGGGGTCATCACCCTGCTCTCTGCCATCCCATTCTGGTTTCTGCCCCGCTCCCTGCCCATATCCAGGCCACAGGGCCCAGAGAAGTGCACACCAGAGCAGACAAGTTTCATAAAAGACTCTCCTCTTCTGAAGCACAAGTATCCTGCAGACGACAACACTAGTTTCATAGAGATGGCCAAAG ACTTTATTCCAACCCTGCGAACTCTGCTGGGACATCCCGTGTATTTAATCTACCTGTGTGTGACAATCATCCAGCTGAACTCTCTCATTGGCATGGTCACCTACAAGCCCAAGTACATCGAGCAGCACTTCAGGCAGTCTGCCTCAAAGGCCAACTTTCTGATGG GTGTGATCAATATCCCAGCTGTAGCACTGGGGATGTTTTCTGGAGGTCTACTGATGAAGAGGCTGAAGCTGAACATCATGGCAGCGGCCAGGTTTGCCTTTGGCACGTCTCTGATCGGTTATGTCCTGTCACTGTTCTTCTTCGCAATGAGCTGCGAGAACGCCAAGGTGGCCGGGGTGACGCTGTCATACAACAG CATGGATACGATATCTTACGATAAACACTCAGTGTTCACAGCCTGCAACTCAGACTGTTTTTGTTCGGCGAGTGACTGGGACCCAGTCTGTGGAGAGAACGGCATCACATATGTTTCTCCCTGTCTTGCTGGCTGCACCAGCTCCTCTGGCTcaggaaaaaacaca GTCTTCTCTAACTGTAGCTGTGTCGGTGTTGCTGGTAACTTTACGGCCAGTACAGGTCAGTGCCCTCACACGGACGACTGTGACAGGATGTTCCCGTACTTCCTGGCTCTCTCTGTCATCACTTCCTTTATCATCTCCCTTGGGGGGACACCAGGCTACATGCTTCTCATCAG GTGCATCAAACCACAGCTGAAATCTTTGGCCTTGGGTTTCCATGCCCTGGCAACACGTACCCTTG CAGGGATCCCGGCACCCATCTACTTTGGTGCAATCATTGACACCACATGTCTAAAATGGGGTCAGAAGAGGTGTGGAGGCATAGGAGCCTGTAGAATCTACAACACCACTGCATACAG GATAGCATACCTGGGTCTGACTCTGAGCCTGCGGACTATCTCGTTCATTATCTGCATCCCGGGCTTCATTCTGCTCAGCCGacagctgaaggaggaggaaagaaatgccATCCACGGAGCTCTGGCCAACGGCGGAACAGAGCTGGAGGCTCTCAGAAAGGAGGAATTTGTGATTTCTAATTCCAACCAGTCACAACAAACGTCAgacaacagcacagacagggagacacgGCTGTGA
- the bcap29 gene encoding B-cell receptor-associated protein 29 — MTLQWTAVALFLYVEIGILVILCLPFISAKRWQSIFQLRIWSCVAKFWNKVFLTMIIILIVLFLDAVREVRKYSAKELGTDAKLQPNMFDHLHMKLFRAQRNLYISGFAVFLWLVMKRVVTLINQLASASSTTAALQAQADGANQAAKKYMEDNELLKQTLMEGKGDKATAEGMELLRKEAEKLKGELKTSGDALKNSQSEADVMRKQMEGLAREYDRLLKEHQELQNLQDSGNKKDD, encoded by the exons ATGACGCTGCAATGGACTGCTGTGGCCCTCTTTCTCTATGTGGAGATTGGCATTCTTGTCATTCTCTGTTTACCCTTCATCTCCGCAAAAAG gTGGCAGAGTATTTTCCAGCTGAGGATCTGGAGCTGTGTGGCGAAGTTCTGGAACAAAGTGTTTCTCACAATGATCATAATACTTATTGTTCTCTTCCTTG atgCAGTGCGTGAGGTGAGGAAATATTCAGCTAAAGAACTTGGCACAGATGCCAAGCTGCAGCCCAACATGTTTGATCACCTGCACATGAAGCTTTTCAGGGCCCAGAGGAACCTCTACATCTCTGGCTTCGCTGTCTTCCTCTGGCT GGTTATGAAGCGAGTGGTCACCTTGATTAACCAACTGGCATCAGCGTCCAGCACTACGGCTGCTCTTCAGGCGCAGGCTGATGGTGCTAACCAGGCTGCCAAGAAATACATGGAGGACAATGAGTTGCTGAAACAG ACTCTGATGGAAGGGAAGGGTGATAAGGCTACAGCTGAGGGCATGGAGCTGTTGAGGAAAGAAGCAGAGAAACTGAAAGGAGAACTGAAGACCTCAGGAGATG ccCTGAAGAATTCCCAGTCAGAGGCAGATGTAATGCGGAAGCAGATGGAGGGCCTCGCCAGGGAGTACGACAGACTGTTGAAAGAACATCAGGAGCTCCAG aatCTTCAagacagtggaaacaaaaaggACGACTAG
- the dus4l gene encoding tRNA-dihydrouridine(20a/20b) synthase [NAD(P)+]-like, which translates to MKTSNNETSVMDMFEKGKVLKICAPMVRYSKLAFRSLVRKYSCDICFTPMIVAADFMRSVKARDSEFTTNESDRPLIVQFASHDAQTLADAACVVAPFSDGVDLNCGCPQRWAMSAGYGACLINKPELVKDMVRLVRNQVDNPNYTASIKIRIHKDLRRTVDLCQKAESAGVSWITVHGRTSEERHQPVHYDAIKTIKDSVSVPVIANGDIKYLRDVESTHQLTGVDGVMAARGLLANPAMFTGYEDTPLECIWDWVDISVEHGTSFTCFHHHLIYMLERVSSQPERKVFNSLSSTSAVIDYLQNTYGSVRDLGT; encoded by the exons ATGAAGACTTCTAACAATGAAACCAGTGTCATGGACATGTTTGAAAAGGGGAAAGTCCTGAAAATATGTGCCCCAATGGTTCGGTATTCAAA GCTGGCATTCAGGTCCTTGGTGAGGAAATACAGCTGTGATATCTGCTTCACCCCAATGATAGTTGCTGCTGACTTCATGCGATCTGTCAAAGCCAGAGACAGTGAATTCACTACCAATGAGA gTGACCGGCCCCTGATAGTGCAGTTTGCTTCCCATGATGCCCAGACTCTGGCTGATGCAGCCTGCGTGGTAGCACCTTTCTCAGATGGAGTTGATCTAAACTGTGGCTGTCCCCAAAG atggGCTATGTCAGCCGGATATGGTGCATGCCTCATCAACAAGCCTGAACTTGTGAAAGACATGGTCAGACTTGTAAGAAACCAAGTGGACAATCCAAACTATACAGCGTCTATCAAaataag AATTCACAAGGACCTGAGGCGGACAGTGGATCTGTGTCAGAAGGCTGAATCAGCTGGTGTGTCATGGATAACAGTCCACGGCCGTACATCAGAAGAACGCCATCAGCCAGTCCATTATGATGCCATAAAGACAATCAAGGACAGCGTATCCGTCCCTGTCATTGCCAATGGAGACATAAAGTACCTCCGTGATGTGGAGTCCACTCACCAACTTACTGGTGTTGAtg GTGTGATGGCTGCGCGGGGGTTGCTTGCTAACCCGGCCATGTTCACTGGCTATGAGGATACTCCTTTGGAGTGTATATGGGACTGGGTGGACATCTCTGTAGAACACGGCACCTCATTCACCTGCTTCCACCATCATCTTATCTACATGCTGGAGAGGGTTAGCTCCCAGCCTGAGAGAAAAGTGTTCAATTCTCTATCCAGTACCTCAGCTGTAATAGATTACCTCCAAAACACGTACGGGTCAGTGCGTGATCTGGGAACATGA
- the rflnb gene encoding refilin-B isoform X1: MVGRLNLPNVCEGDPLDMSCRADRGLDSPDSGLPPSPSPSAWLLPVCAEKAGGVSPVSEDEGRGSLVPVLPSGSFQPLHPLSFGEGISLDPLPPKEIRYTSSLHYDSDRHFIQGVALQPWGQGLEHCRQTIMAVPHSTWRHYKTQLEFQPRHRPQLFKSTTIVYPKKTSAVYTTELSYDCHRLSRRFLSSVELEAAGHRKLPQ, translated from the exons ATGGTTGGCAGGTTAAACTTGCCAAATGTATGTGAAGGAGATCCTCTGGATATGAGCTGCAGGGCTGATAGAGGACTTGACAGCCCGGACTCTGGGTTGCCCCCGAGCCCGAGCCCCAGcgcctggctgctgcctgtGTGCGCGGAGAAAGCCGGGGGCGTGAGCCCGGTGTCTGAAGACGAGGGAAGGGGCTCCCTG GTTCCAGTTTTACCCAGTGGGTCTTTCCAGCCACTACACCCATTGTCCTTTGGGGAAGGCATATCACTTGATCCATTACCGCCAAAGGAAATAAG ATACACCTCATCCTTGCACTATGACTCGGACCGCCACTTCATCCAAGGTGTGGCCTTGCAGCCATGGGGCCAGGGCCTTGAACACTGCAGGCAGACCATTATGGCGGTGCCCCACAGCACCTGGCGCCACTACAAGACACAGCTGGAGTTCCAGCCTCGCCATCGGCCGCAGCTCTTCAAGAGCACCACCATCGTCTACCCCAAGAAAACCAGCGCCGTCTACACCACAGAGCTGAGCTACGACTGCCACCGACTATCCAGGCGTTTCCTCTCCAGTGTGGAGCTGGAGGCGGCTGGCCACAGAAAGCTACCTCAGTGA
- the rflnb gene encoding refilin-B isoform X2, protein MVGRLNLPNVCEGDPLDMSCRADRGLDSPDSGLPPSPSPSAWLLPVCAEKAGGVSPVSEDEGRGSLVVLPSGSFQPLHPLSFGEGISLDPLPPKEIRYTSSLHYDSDRHFIQGVALQPWGQGLEHCRQTIMAVPHSTWRHYKTQLEFQPRHRPQLFKSTTIVYPKKTSAVYTTELSYDCHRLSRRFLSSVELEAAGHRKLPQ, encoded by the exons ATGGTTGGCAGGTTAAACTTGCCAAATGTATGTGAAGGAGATCCTCTGGATATGAGCTGCAGGGCTGATAGAGGACTTGACAGCCCGGACTCTGGGTTGCCCCCGAGCCCGAGCCCCAGcgcctggctgctgcctgtGTGCGCGGAGAAAGCCGGGGGCGTGAGCCCGGTGTCTGAAGACGAGGGAAGGGGCTCCCTGGTAG TTTTACCCAGTGGGTCTTTCCAGCCACTACACCCATTGTCCTTTGGGGAAGGCATATCACTTGATCCATTACCGCCAAAGGAAATAAG ATACACCTCATCCTTGCACTATGACTCGGACCGCCACTTCATCCAAGGTGTGGCCTTGCAGCCATGGGGCCAGGGCCTTGAACACTGCAGGCAGACCATTATGGCGGTGCCCCACAGCACCTGGCGCCACTACAAGACACAGCTGGAGTTCCAGCCTCGCCATCGGCCGCAGCTCTTCAAGAGCACCACCATCGTCTACCCCAAGAAAACCAGCGCCGTCTACACCACAGAGCTGAGCTACGACTGCCACCGACTATCCAGGCGTTTCCTCTCCAGTGTGGAGCTGGAGGCGGCTGGCCACAGAAAGCTACCTCAGTGA